Proteins from a genomic interval of Nostoc sp. KVJ3:
- a CDS encoding DUF6753 family protein, protein MLSRDQNGQLTCAKDVKRLGVTLEIGASSRKASSGFCTLWTSPSNQRQFVSKPRQP, encoded by the coding sequence TTGCTGAGTCGTGACCAAAACGGTCAACTTACTTGTGCTAAAGATGTCAAGCGTTTGGGGGTAACACTGGAAATTGGAGCAAGTAGCAGAAAAGCCTCATCCGGGTTCTGCACATTATGGACATCACCTAGCAATCAACGCCAGTTTGTGTCTAAACCGCGTCAACCTTGA
- a CDS encoding ATP-binding protein, whose protein sequence is METITCLLQPKAKQYGLKFPTGMLLWGPPGTGKSLSAKLAAKKMGLPLLAANWGVLLGDPHPDRALKEFIALVTSLAPCVLYWDDFDKGFAGWDSNADGGVARRLSAALLTWMQEHQEPVYTIATVNRLSMLPAELVRRFDDIFFVDLPHEGARYEVFNLHLAKYFPAFRDNNSPWSDDQWRRLLAEYRICSPAEIGNAVVVVLRRLFIKVDLGKLSLRIC, encoded by the coding sequence TTGGAAACTATTACCTGTCTACTTCAACCTAAAGCAAAGCAATATGGTTTGAAGTTTCCCACTGGAATGCTCTTATGGGGGCCACCGGGTACTGGTAAAAGTCTTTCTGCCAAGTTAGCAGCTAAGAAAATGGGATTACCATTGTTAGCAGCTAATTGGGGTGTACTACTGGGTGATCCTCATCCCGACAGAGCATTAAAGGAGTTTATTGCTTTGGTGACTTCCCTTGCTCCCTGTGTACTCTACTGGGATGACTTTGATAAAGGCTTTGCTGGCTGGGATTCCAATGCAGATGGAGGTGTAGCACGGCGGCTATCTGCGGCTTTACTAACTTGGATGCAAGAGCATCAAGAGCCAGTTTATACCATTGCTACTGTCAATCGCTTGTCAATGCTACCTGCGGAGTTAGTTCGCCGTTTTGATGATATCTTTTTTGTGGACTTACCCCATGAAGGGGCAAGATATGAAGTTTTCAATCTACATCTAGCTAAGTATTTTCCAGCTTTTCGAGACAATAACTCACCTTGGAGTGATGATCAATGGCGTAGACTGTTGGCTGAATATCGCATTTGCAGTCCAGCAGAAATTGGTAATGCAGTCGTCGTTGTGCTGAGGAGGCTTTTTATCAAGGTAGACCTGGGGAAATTGAGTTTGAGGATTTGCTGA
- a CDS encoding sigma-70 factor domain-containing protein codes for MSSQSFDTVGIYLREIGRFPRLLPE; via the coding sequence ATGTCTAGCCAGAGCTTTGATACAGTTGGAATTTATCTACGAGAAATTGGTCGCTTTCCGAGGCTATTGCCAGAGTAA